In Drosophila simulans strain w501 chromosome 3R, Prin_Dsim_3.1, whole genome shotgun sequence, a single window of DNA contains:
- the LOC27206427 gene encoding uncharacterized protein LOC27206427 has product MATASAHLPIQKRRPHEHNGEPSCQGLDEVNRMFRNYWDPTAYWVCDKQGTRARLQRCPQSQLYSEELGRCVHYADWAWTDPKEPAGRAKISQSVSTN; this is encoded by the coding sequence ATGGCCACCGCATCAGCACATCTGCCCATTCAGAAGCGCCGGCCGCACGAGCACAACGGCGAGCCCAGCTGCCAGGGTCTGGATGAGGTGAACCGCATGTTCCGCAACTACTGGGATCCCACGGCCTACTGGGTGTGCGACAAGCAGGGCACACGGGCTCGCCTCCAGCGCTGTCCGCAGTCGCAGCTCTACTCCGAGGAACTGGGCCGCTGCGTCCACTATGCCGATTGGGCCTGGACGGATCCCAAGGAGCCGGCTGGCCGAGCCAAGATCAGTCAATCGGTGTCCACAAATTAG